The DNA window ACAGTCACGGTGTTCGTCAGCGGGCCAAGCCCGGGCTGGACAATGCTCCCGTCAATCACGATGACGCCTTTTGCCGTGCCCTCGACAGGCGCGATGCACACTTCAATGTCAGGCGGGGAGTTGATCATGCCGCGCTGGTCGGAAATGCCGCCCTCGGCAATGGCCGTTCTGCCGGCAATCGAGAACGAAATGTCCGTTCCCGCCGTCGTCGTGACGTGGACGTCGTTCGCCTTTGTCAGACGCGCCGCAACCGCCTCGGCAATTTTGCGCTGCTTCCTGAAGTCTGTCATTAGGCCGCCGTGTTTCAACATTTCGCGCGTATAGGCTGCGGCATTCACCCAGCGTGCGCCGCTCTGGCACGCCTTGATACGGGCAGCGGAGTGGAACAGAGAAAACGTCGTGACGGCAATAATCAAATCCGCGCCGATCAGGGCGCGCGCCACAGCTTCGGGCGGCTCTTCCCTGTGCCCACTTCGGGGCGTCATGCAGACCTTGACGGTATTGCCGCCGTACGCGACGCACATGCCGGCAATCAGGTCGGCGATGTCCTTTTTTTCGGAGTCCGTCACGACGACGACGTTTTCCCCAGGCTTCAGCGCGCCGCACGTTTCAACAAGAACGCGCGCACCTTTCAATTCATCAAGCATGAACCGTTCGCCTCCGAAAACTACAGGGCTTTCAAAGCCTTCTCCATGCGATCCATACCTTCGCGAATCATGTCCATGGACTTGGCGAAGACTAGGCGCACATACCCTGGACAGCCGAATGCAGCGCCAGGCACGACGGCCACATGGCCTTTTTCAATGAAGAACTTTGCCGCGTCAATGTCAGTGGCGATCGTTACGCCGTCGTATGACTTTCCAAAGATCTTTTTAACATTTACAAACATATAGAACGCGCCCTCAGGCTTGACGCACGAAAGCTGTGGCATTGCACAGATGCGGGAGTACATGTACTCGCGGCGGCGCGCAAACTCTGCAAGCATCTTCAAAACGGAGTCTTGCGGCCCGAGAAGCGCCTCAATAGCAGCTTTCTGAGCAATTGAGTTGATGTTACCCGAAACGTGCCCCTGCAAATTGATGACGGCAGAGATGATGTCCTTTGGCCCAGCGGCATAGCCGACACGCCAGCCTGTCATCGCGTAGGTCTTGGAAAGGGAGTTCACGATCACCGTATGTGCCTTGATTTCAGGCGACAGCGACGCGAGGCAGACGCTCTTCCCGCCGTCGTATACGAAATTCTCGTACACTTCGTCTGCAATCAGAGTGACGCCTTTCGAGACGAGGAACTCCGCAATAGCGCGCAGTTCGTCGGCAGTGTACATC is part of the Pyramidobacter porci genome and encodes:
- a CDS encoding aminopeptidase yields the protein MLDELKGARVLVETCGALKPGENVVVVTDSEKKDIADLIAGMCVAYGGNTVKVCMTPRSGHREEPPEAVARALIGADLIIAVTTFSLFHSAARIKACQSGARWVNAAAYTREMLKHGGLMTDFRKQRKIAEAVAARLTKANDVHVTTTAGTDISFSIAGRTAIAEGGISDQRGMINSPPDIEVCIAPVEGTAKGVIVIDGSIVQPGLGPLTNTVTVDVENGSVTNVRGGAEAKIFSDLLSAANDHGVYNIGEFGIGLNPNCRLCGSMLEDEGVYGTAHFGIGDNHTMGGVVDAKLHSDSIFWHPTVVVDGETLIMDGELCELA
- a CDS encoding pyridoxal phosphate-dependent aminotransferase, which gives rise to MGELLSTRVRGISPSATEQTSALANRMRRKGIDVLSFAQGEPDFDTPDNIKQVAIKAIREGFTKYTDVPGIPALLQAVQTKLKRANGVEYDMSEIVVNNGGKQALYEVFQALCEPGDVVLIPTPGYVSYVEQIKLTGAEPVYVPSREEDGFKLTVDQVKTAWTPAVKLFVMNSPCNPTGAMYTADELRAIAEFLVSKGVTLIADEVYENFVYDGGKSVCLASLSPEIKAHTVIVNSLSKTYAMTGWRVGYAAGPKDIISAVINLQGHVSGNINSIAQKAAIEALLGPQDSVLKMLAEFARRREYMYSRICAMPQLSCVKPEGAFYMFVNVKKIFGKSYDGVTIATDIDAAKFFIEKGHVAVVPGAAFGCPGYVRLVFAKSMDMIREGMDRMEKALKAL